In Horticoccus luteus, the following proteins share a genomic window:
- the tkt gene encoding transketolase encodes MTLQTHLLAKAANQARGLAIDAVHTCSSGHLGLPLGCAEIGAVLYGHALVHNPERPRWLNRDRFVLSAGHGSMFLYSWLHLSGYAVSQDELTKFRALHSITPGHPEFRDTPGVEATTGPLGQGIGNAVGMAVAGQMAAARFNTADHAIFDYHVVCLAGDGCMQEGVAMEAIEFAGHQKLDNLILIYDSNDVTLDAMAAKTQSENTAARFKAIEWDVQTVDGHDMPAFLKAFNKAKKSKSGKPQLIIAKTLIARGIPEVAGTAKGHGEGGAKFADAARAGLGLPADQHFFVSDDVRAYFAGHKQRLVRACNKWSKTYRAWREANPEKAALLDSASQAPSAATLLQKIPVFPADAKLATRATGRDVLQPIAADLPLLIGGSADLYGSTLNYIAADKDFDTTNRAGRNIRFGIREHGMAAIANGIAYDGLFRPSIATFLVFADYSRPSMRLAALSKLPVVYIYTHDSVGVGEDGPTHQPVETISALRVIPNFDVIRPADPEETAGAFAAALERVDGPTLLALTRQALPTLNEIPVETRREGAQKGGYVAVRETAPLTHILLASGSELQYAVAAAKELGAGVRVVSMPSFERFDRQSVEYRESVLPRDCRRRVSIEAGVTDLWARYVGLDGKSVGIDRFGLSAPGPVVFKELGITTDAVVAAARSLS; translated from the coding sequence ATGACGCTTCAGACTCATCTCCTCGCCAAAGCCGCCAACCAAGCGCGTGGCCTCGCCATCGACGCCGTGCACACCTGCTCCTCCGGGCATCTCGGCCTGCCTCTCGGCTGTGCGGAAATCGGCGCGGTCCTTTACGGCCATGCGTTGGTGCACAATCCGGAGCGCCCCCGCTGGCTGAACCGCGATCGCTTTGTGCTCTCGGCCGGCCACGGCAGCATGTTCCTTTACAGCTGGCTGCACCTCAGCGGCTACGCGGTCTCGCAGGACGAACTGACGAAATTTCGCGCGCTGCACAGCATCACGCCGGGACATCCGGAATTTCGCGACACGCCTGGAGTCGAGGCGACGACTGGTCCGCTCGGACAAGGCATCGGCAACGCCGTCGGCATGGCGGTCGCGGGGCAAATGGCCGCGGCGCGCTTCAACACCGCCGACCACGCGATCTTCGACTACCATGTCGTCTGCCTCGCGGGAGATGGTTGCATGCAGGAAGGCGTGGCGATGGAAGCGATCGAATTCGCCGGCCACCAGAAACTGGACAACCTGATCCTGATTTACGATTCCAACGACGTCACGCTGGACGCGATGGCGGCGAAGACGCAGAGCGAAAATACCGCGGCGCGTTTCAAGGCCATCGAGTGGGATGTGCAGACGGTCGACGGCCACGACATGCCGGCCTTCCTGAAGGCGTTCAACAAGGCGAAGAAGTCCAAGAGCGGCAAGCCCCAGCTCATCATCGCCAAGACGCTCATTGCCCGCGGCATTCCCGAAGTCGCCGGCACGGCCAAAGGCCACGGCGAAGGCGGAGCCAAGTTTGCCGATGCCGCCCGTGCGGGTCTCGGCCTCCCGGCCGACCAGCACTTCTTCGTGAGCGACGATGTGCGGGCGTATTTCGCCGGCCACAAGCAGCGGCTCGTGCGCGCTTGCAACAAGTGGTCCAAGACCTACCGCGCCTGGCGCGAAGCGAACCCGGAAAAGGCGGCGTTGCTCGATTCGGCGTCGCAAGCGCCGAGCGCAGCGACGCTGTTGCAAAAGATCCCGGTCTTCCCCGCAGACGCGAAACTCGCGACGCGGGCGACGGGGCGCGATGTGCTGCAACCCATCGCGGCGGATCTGCCGTTGCTGATCGGCGGCAGCGCCGATCTTTACGGTTCGACGCTCAATTACATCGCGGCGGACAAGGATTTCGACACGACCAATCGCGCGGGCCGGAACATTCGCTTCGGCATTCGTGAGCATGGCATGGCGGCGATCGCCAACGGCATCGCCTACGACGGCCTGTTTCGCCCGAGTATCGCGACGTTTTTGGTTTTTGCGGACTATTCGCGGCCCTCGATGCGGCTCGCGGCGCTCTCGAAGTTGCCGGTGGTTTATATTTACACGCACGATTCGGTCGGCGTCGGGGAAGACGGGCCGACGCATCAGCCGGTGGAGACGATCTCCGCGCTGCGCGTCATCCCGAATTTCGACGTGATCCGTCCCGCTGATCCTGAGGAGACCGCTGGTGCATTTGCCGCGGCCCTCGAGCGCGTGGACGGTCCCACGCTGCTTGCGTTGACGCGCCAGGCGCTGCCGACGTTGAACGAGATTCCGGTGGAAACGCGTCGTGAAGGAGCGCAGAAGGGCGGTTATGTGGCGGTGCGGGAGACGGCACCGCTCACGCACATCCTCTTGGCGAGCGGCAGCGAGCTGCAATACGCGGTTGCCGCTGCGAAGGAACTCGGGGCGGGCGTGCGCGTGGTATCGATGCCATCGTTCGAACGCTTTGACCGCCAGTCGGTGGAATATCGCGAATCGGTTTTGCCGCGCGATTGCCGCCGTCGGGTGTCCATCGAGGCGGGCGTGACCGATCTTTGGGCCCGGTATGTTGGGCTCGACGGCAAGTCCGTGGGCATCGACCGGTTCGGCCTGAGTGCGCCGGGCCCGGTGGTATTCAAGGAACTGGGTATCACGACCGACGCGGTGGTGGCAGCGGCCCGTTCGTTGAGCTGA
- a CDS encoding DeoR/GlpR family DNA-binding transcription regulator: MTHKQRIDLIERFIREHQYADLRTLAEKFAGSLSTVRRALDHLETCGIVRRHHGGASLVEADAVAQEYDFIARNQRHPEEKFAIASLIAAQVQPGMTVILDGGSTTFAVARLLADKRLQVITNSLPVAGFFGEIGSVETIVTGGSIYSRLGVLVGPMCEQSFEQTHADLAILGGAGITESGIWNHNTLIVAAQRKMIAAAERTIFALDNSKFGRKALSLTTPFDPRFTIVTDVRPTPAVVKAIHASGAKLTLTGKRPA; encoded by the coding sequence ATGACGCACAAGCAGCGGATCGACCTGATCGAACGCTTCATCCGGGAGCATCAATACGCCGACCTCCGCACGCTCGCGGAAAAATTCGCCGGCTCGCTCTCCACGGTCCGCCGTGCGCTCGATCATCTGGAGACCTGCGGCATCGTGCGCCGTCACCACGGCGGCGCCTCCCTCGTGGAGGCCGACGCGGTGGCCCAAGAATATGATTTCATCGCGCGTAACCAGCGCCACCCGGAAGAGAAATTTGCCATTGCCAGCCTCATCGCTGCTCAAGTTCAGCCGGGCATGACGGTCATCCTCGATGGCGGCAGCACGACCTTCGCGGTGGCGCGCCTGCTCGCCGACAAACGCCTGCAAGTCATCACCAATTCCCTGCCCGTCGCGGGATTTTTCGGCGAGATCGGTAGCGTGGAGACGATCGTGACCGGTGGCAGCATCTACAGCCGGCTCGGCGTCTTGGTCGGGCCGATGTGCGAGCAGTCGTTCGAGCAAACTCACGCGGATCTCGCGATCCTTGGCGGTGCGGGCATCACCGAAAGCGGCATCTGGAATCACAATACCCTCATTGTGGCCGCGCAGCGCAAAATGATCGCCGCTGCCGAACGCACCATCTTCGCGTTGGACAATTCGAAATTCGGCCGGAAAGCGCTCAGTCTCACGACACCCTTCGATCCGCGGTTCACGATCGTGACCGACGTCCGACCCACGCCCGCCGTTGTGAAAGCGATTCACGCGTCCGGCGCGAAGCTCACGCTCACGGGCAAGCGCCCGGCCTGA
- a CDS encoding glycosyltransferase — MKILLVQDYLRSGGTERQSILLANEFAHAGHTVGLLTFRPGGPLAPTVSNAVSRLTLQPVDLHLDWFAPGLVSRARRFAPAVILCMGRMANCYSGHLQRRLPSCAIVGTLRTGKPLPWLFRRSLPRVRHVVANSREARDHALVEQRLAPARSSVIYNSLVFPANTPQSLPSSPRGTVRAVHGARDSTTVLLNVAMFRPEKNQRELIEIAAGLPAELDWQLWLAGDGPARAACEQLAEARGLTARVKFLGWQKDPSALYAGGDIAVHASTSESLSNFLIEAQAHGLPAVACAAQGIRECFIPGETGVVLRPGDRHGFRAAVLRFAEADPLRAARARAFARETFDVTRQVDAYLDLFLRLATPIS; from the coding sequence ATGAAAATCCTCCTCGTGCAGGACTATCTGCGCAGCGGTGGCACCGAGCGCCAATCGATCCTGCTCGCGAACGAATTCGCTCACGCCGGACACACCGTTGGCCTCCTCACCTTTCGTCCCGGCGGCCCCCTTGCCCCGACGGTCAGCAACGCCGTCAGCCGGCTCACGCTGCAACCGGTCGACCTGCACCTCGACTGGTTTGCGCCGGGCCTCGTGTCGCGCGCCCGACGCTTCGCCCCCGCGGTGATTCTGTGCATGGGACGGATGGCCAATTGCTATAGCGGCCACCTTCAACGCCGCCTGCCCTCTTGCGCGATCGTTGGCACGCTGCGCACCGGCAAACCGCTGCCGTGGCTTTTCCGGCGGTCGTTGCCCCGCGTGCGGCACGTCGTCGCCAACAGCCGCGAGGCGCGCGATCACGCCCTCGTCGAGCAGCGCCTCGCTCCCGCTCGCTCCTCCGTCATCTACAACTCTCTGGTCTTTCCGGCGAATACTCCGCAGTCCCTTCCGTCTTCACCACGTGGCACGGTGCGCGCGGTCCACGGCGCGCGCGACTCGACGACGGTGCTGCTCAACGTCGCGATGTTTCGACCCGAAAAAAATCAGCGCGAGCTCATCGAAATCGCCGCCGGTCTTCCGGCAGAACTCGACTGGCAACTCTGGCTCGCTGGCGACGGCCCGGCTCGCGCCGCCTGCGAACAACTCGCGGAGGCCCGCGGACTCACGGCGCGCGTGAAATTCCTCGGCTGGCAGAAAGACCCGTCCGCCCTGTATGCGGGCGGCGACATCGCGGTGCATGCCTCGACCAGCGAATCTTTGTCCAACTTTCTCATCGAAGCCCAGGCGCACGGCCTGCCGGCGGTGGCCTGCGCCGCGCAGGGTATCCGCGAGTGCTTCATTCCTGGCGAAACCGGCGTGGTGCTGCGTCCGGGCGATCGCCACGGCTTCCGCGCCGCAGTGCTGCGTTTTGCCGAAGCTGATCCGCTGCGCGCCGCCCGCGCCCGGGCGTTTGCCCGCGAAACGTTCGACGTCACCCGGCAGGTCGACGCTTACCTCGACCTTTTCCTGCGTCTCGCTACACCAATCTCATGA
- a CDS encoding phage holin family protein yields MQLLLRWLVLAIGVVLAAKLVPGIHYTDGVTLIVVVVLLSFFNAILKPLLVLFTLPFIVMTLGLGMILINALLFLFVGTLVSGFYVEGFWSAVGGSLIVSFTNFILSRVLRASPRRPGPPAPPPPARRKDDGGDVIDI; encoded by the coding sequence ATGCAACTTCTTCTTCGCTGGCTCGTATTGGCAATTGGCGTCGTGCTCGCGGCGAAGCTGGTGCCGGGTATTCACTATACCGATGGCGTGACGCTGATCGTGGTCGTGGTGCTGCTGAGTTTTTTCAACGCGATCCTGAAGCCGCTGCTGGTGTTGTTTACGTTGCCGTTCATCGTGATGACGTTGGGTCTGGGCATGATTTTGATCAATGCCTTGTTGTTTCTCTTCGTGGGGACGCTGGTGAGCGGGTTTTATGTGGAGGGCTTCTGGTCGGCGGTGGGCGGCTCGCTGATCGTGAGTTTTACGAATTTCATCTTAAGCCGTGTCTTGCGGGCGAGCCCGCGGCGGCCGGGACCACCGGCGCCTCCGCCGCCGGCGCGGCGCAAGGATGATGGCGGCGACGTGATCGATATCTGA
- the lpdA gene encoding dihydrolipoyl dehydrogenase, with protein sequence MAESTEYDLVVIGGGPAGYAGAIRAGQLGKRVACVEMERAGGTCLNWGCIPTKALLKSAELFQKIKKADTFGLSVKEAGFDFAKVMERSRGVAGQMAKGVEFLFRKNKVDYFVGRAQVAVAGMVEITEGEHKGKFLKTKNILIATGCKMRRIPDLAVDGVRVMTSREALAAKTLPKSIIVVGAGAIGVEFAYFYNAFGSKVTLVEMLPQILPVEDEEVAKTLHRAFEKQGIAVHTGTKCENFRVGKDAVKVNLVKDGKTEEIEAEVVLSAIGVVPNLESVLSAKVKLELERNYVKVDDSYQTSVKGIYAAGDIIGPPWLAHVATYEAVNAVNGLFGHGPAKRVKSFPGCTYCQPQVASTGLTEKAAKEKGLDYKVGKFPFTASGKAVASAEAEGFVKVITDAKSGEIYGAHIIGSEATELIAEYGLAIHLEATAEEIHQTIHAHPTLSEAVMEAAAATLGEAIHI encoded by the coding sequence ATGGCTGAATCTACGGAATACGATCTCGTTGTTATTGGTGGCGGTCCGGCGGGTTACGCGGGCGCCATCCGGGCCGGGCAGCTCGGCAAGCGCGTCGCGTGCGTGGAAATGGAGCGCGCGGGCGGCACCTGTTTAAACTGGGGCTGCATTCCGACGAAGGCGTTGCTCAAAAGCGCGGAGCTTTTTCAGAAGATCAAGAAGGCGGATACCTTTGGCCTCAGTGTGAAGGAGGCGGGCTTTGATTTCGCCAAGGTGATGGAGCGTTCGCGGGGCGTCGCGGGGCAGATGGCGAAGGGAGTCGAATTTCTCTTTCGTAAGAACAAGGTCGACTACTTCGTGGGGCGCGCGCAGGTCGCGGTGGCCGGGATGGTCGAAATCACCGAGGGCGAGCACAAAGGAAAGTTTCTCAAAACGAAAAACATCCTCATCGCGACGGGCTGCAAAATGCGGCGGATTCCGGATCTCGCGGTGGATGGGGTGCGGGTGATGACCTCACGCGAGGCGCTGGCGGCGAAGACGCTGCCCAAGTCGATCATCGTGGTGGGCGCCGGGGCGATCGGAGTGGAATTCGCCTATTTCTATAACGCGTTTGGCTCGAAAGTGACGTTGGTGGAAATGCTGCCGCAAATCCTGCCGGTCGAAGACGAGGAGGTGGCGAAGACGCTGCACCGCGCGTTCGAGAAGCAAGGCATCGCGGTCCACACCGGCACGAAGTGTGAAAACTTCCGCGTCGGGAAAGATGCGGTGAAGGTCAACTTGGTGAAGGACGGCAAGACCGAGGAGATCGAGGCGGAAGTGGTGCTGTCGGCGATCGGCGTGGTGCCGAATCTGGAGAGCGTGCTTTCGGCGAAAGTGAAGCTGGAGCTCGAGCGCAACTACGTGAAAGTCGACGACAGTTACCAGACCAGCGTGAAGGGCATTTACGCCGCGGGGGACATCATCGGACCTCCCTGGCTCGCCCACGTGGCCACCTATGAAGCGGTGAATGCGGTGAACGGATTGTTTGGCCATGGGCCCGCGAAGCGCGTGAAAAGTTTCCCGGGGTGCACGTATTGTCAGCCGCAGGTGGCCAGCACCGGGTTGACGGAGAAGGCGGCGAAGGAAAAGGGCCTCGACTACAAGGTGGGCAAATTCCCTTTCACGGCGTCTGGCAAAGCGGTGGCGTCGGCGGAAGCGGAGGGATTTGTCAAAGTGATCACCGACGCGAAATCAGGCGAAATCTACGGCGCGCATATCATCGGTTCCGAAGCGACGGAGTTGATCGCGGAATACGGATTGGCGATTCACCTGGAGGCGACGGCCGAGGAAATCCACCAGACGATTCACGCCCATCCGACGTTAAGCGAAGCAGTGATGGAGGCGGCGGCGGCGACGCTGGGCGAAGCGATTCATATCTGA
- the hpt gene encoding hypoxanthine phosphoribosyltransferase: MSARKTPPVHPDLESVLFTEMQLKRRVRGLGRELKEIYGAGEFTIISIINGAVMFTADLMREIDNPVRLDCVRISSYGTKTKSTGVPQVVASLTLDIANRHVLLIDDILDTGKTLLLVTNLVRKLNPASLRTCVLLDKQGRREVPIEADLVGFKIPDKFVIGYGLDFAERYRNLPCIGVLKPQLQNPPAWA; encoded by the coding sequence ATGTCCGCCCGCAAAACTCCTCCCGTCCACCCCGATCTGGAATCCGTGCTCTTCACGGAAATGCAGCTCAAACGGCGCGTGCGCGGTCTCGGTCGCGAGCTCAAAGAAATCTACGGCGCGGGCGAATTCACGATCATTTCCATCATCAACGGCGCGGTCATGTTCACCGCTGATTTGATGCGCGAAATCGACAACCCCGTGCGCCTCGACTGTGTGCGCATTTCGAGTTACGGCACCAAAACGAAATCCACCGGCGTGCCCCAGGTCGTCGCCAGCCTCACCCTCGACATCGCCAACCGCCACGTGCTGCTGATTGACGACATCCTCGACACCGGCAAGACGCTCCTCCTCGTCACCAATCTCGTCCGCAAGCTCAACCCCGCGAGCCTGCGCACCTGCGTGCTGCTGGACAAACAAGGGCGTCGCGAAGTGCCGATCGAAGCCGATCTGGTGGGGTTCAAGATTCCCGATAAGTTCGTGATCGGTTACGGTCTCGATTTCGCCGAACGCTACCGCAACCTCCCGTGCATCGGAGTCCTGAAACCGCAGCTCCAGAATCCCCCGGCTTGGGCCTAG
- a CDS encoding ABC transporter ATP-binding protein: MISIRIENLTKRFGAVTALHHLSLTIEPGELFFLLGPSGCGKTTLLRSMAGFYIPEEGRILFGEEDVTRLAPHKRNTGMMFQSYALWPHMTVAQNVAFGLEERKVSKEETKRRVADALESVHMSEYAERRPNQLSGGQQQRVALARALVIRPRCLLLDEPLSNLDAKLRLDMRMEIRRVCKEFKLTTVYVTHDQKEALSISDRMAILENGHILQVGTPREIYRRPARKTVANFIGETDFIAGRIMGAIGGRATVETAIGRFEGVLGDPASDPGVGAPVTLSIRPECWTLQREPAARNNLRGRIGEAVYLGEVAQYEFLVGATRLKIFELNPRHLGRAAQGEFFASVEPEDVVVLVD, encoded by the coding sequence ATGATTTCCATACGCATCGAAAACTTGACCAAGCGATTTGGGGCGGTGACCGCGCTGCACCACCTGAGCCTGACGATCGAACCCGGAGAGCTTTTTTTTCTGCTCGGTCCCAGTGGATGCGGAAAGACAACGCTGTTGCGGAGCATGGCGGGGTTTTACATTCCTGAAGAGGGGCGGATACTTTTTGGCGAAGAGGACGTGACGCGGCTCGCACCCCACAAGCGGAACACGGGCATGATGTTTCAAAGCTACGCGTTGTGGCCGCACATGACGGTGGCGCAGAACGTGGCGTTTGGGCTCGAGGAGCGAAAAGTGAGCAAGGAAGAGACCAAGCGCCGGGTGGCCGATGCACTGGAGTCGGTGCACATGAGTGAATACGCGGAGCGGCGTCCGAACCAGCTTTCCGGCGGGCAGCAACAGCGCGTGGCGCTCGCGCGGGCGTTGGTGATTCGACCGCGTTGCCTCTTGCTGGATGAGCCGCTTTCGAATCTCGACGCGAAACTGCGCCTCGACATGCGCATGGAAATCCGCCGCGTGTGCAAAGAGTTCAAGTTGACGACCGTCTATGTGACGCACGACCAAAAGGAGGCGCTGTCGATTTCCGATCGCATGGCGATTTTGGAAAACGGGCACATTTTGCAGGTCGGGACGCCGCGGGAGATTTATCGCCGGCCAGCGCGCAAGACGGTGGCGAATTTCATTGGAGAAACGGATTTTATTGCGGGCCGGATCATGGGAGCGATTGGTGGCCGGGCGACGGTGGAGACGGCGATCGGGCGGTTCGAAGGCGTGCTGGGCGATCCGGCGAGCGATCCCGGCGTGGGCGCGCCGGTGACGTTGTCGATCCGGCCCGAGTGCTGGACGTTGCAGCGCGAACCCGCGGCCAGAAACAACCTGCGCGGACGCATCGGCGAGGCGGTTTACCTGGGCGAGGTGGCGCAATACGAGTTTCTCGTGGGCGCGACGCGGTTGAAAATTTTTGAACTTAACCCACGCCATTTGGGGCGGGCGGCACAGGGCGAATTCTTCGCCTCGGTCGAGCCCGAGGACGTGGTGGTGCTGGTCGATTGA
- a CDS encoding ABC transporter substrate-binding protein, whose amino-acid sequence MKRILILVTLALTVAVPFLLRPKQTASMSADDTLVIITPHNEAIRHEFARGFREWYQKRTGRTVFIDWRVIGGTSEIARFLEGEYVASFQNLWTGKMGKPWSTEIQAGFQSHRLGPDTPAIVREARATFLTSEASCGIDVFFGGGTYDFVKQAQAGRFVASGVLKHHPEWFTDDVIPREYAGEEYWDKDGLWLGTVLSSYGMIYNRDALKRLGFTTPPAQWTGAADPRFFGEVALADPTKSGSIAKAFENIIQQQMQRRLRQLERSEPAGDTKTREAQAVREGWEAGMRLLQLIGANSRYFTDTSQKPPIDVAMGNCAIGLCIDFYGRQQAEAVERRGASDRVGFVAPVGGTVSSVDPIALLRGAKHRAVAEAFIEFVMSMDGQKLWNFKPGTPGGPERFALRRLPVRKDFYQHEDWLQWRSDPEASPFDATDQLIYRPAWTGGLFREMAFIVRVMCQDTHGELADAWRAIIAAPEPRKAQALAVLQDMSAVTYAQANGAIKQALSAKDKVEEVREANELGDAFRKNYARAKAIAQGR is encoded by the coding sequence ATGAAGCGGATCCTCATCCTCGTGACGCTGGCGCTGACCGTGGCGGTGCCTTTTCTTCTGCGGCCAAAGCAAACGGCTTCGATGTCCGCGGATGACACGTTGGTGATCATCACGCCGCACAACGAGGCGATCCGGCACGAATTTGCACGGGGCTTTCGCGAATGGTATCAGAAGCGGACGGGCCGGACGGTGTTCATCGACTGGCGCGTCATCGGTGGGACGAGCGAGATCGCGCGTTTTCTGGAAGGCGAATACGTTGCGTCGTTCCAAAATCTTTGGACCGGAAAAATGGGGAAGCCGTGGAGCACGGAAATTCAAGCAGGGTTTCAGAGTCATCGGCTCGGCCCGGATACGCCGGCGATCGTGCGCGAAGCGCGGGCAACGTTTCTCACCTCCGAGGCGAGTTGCGGCATCGATGTGTTTTTTGGGGGCGGCACGTATGATTTCGTCAAGCAGGCGCAGGCCGGGCGATTCGTGGCGTCGGGGGTTTTAAAGCATCATCCGGAGTGGTTCACCGACGACGTGATTCCGCGGGAGTATGCCGGCGAGGAATACTGGGATAAAGACGGGCTCTGGCTGGGCACGGTGCTCAGTTCCTACGGCATGATCTATAACCGGGATGCGTTGAAGCGACTGGGGTTCACGACGCCGCCGGCGCAGTGGACCGGAGCGGCGGATCCGCGTTTCTTTGGCGAGGTGGCGCTGGCGGATCCAACGAAGAGCGGATCGATCGCGAAGGCGTTCGAGAACATCATCCAGCAGCAGATGCAGCGGCGGTTGCGCCAACTGGAACGCAGCGAGCCGGCCGGCGACACCAAGACGCGCGAAGCGCAGGCGGTGCGAGAAGGTTGGGAGGCCGGCATGAGACTGCTGCAGCTCATCGGGGCGAATTCGCGCTATTTCACCGACACGTCGCAGAAGCCGCCGATCGATGTGGCGATGGGCAACTGTGCGATTGGGTTGTGCATCGATTTCTACGGTCGGCAGCAAGCGGAAGCGGTGGAGCGGCGCGGTGCCTCGGATCGCGTGGGTTTTGTCGCGCCTGTCGGCGGCACGGTGAGCTCAGTGGATCCGATCGCGTTGCTGCGCGGGGCGAAACACCGCGCGGTCGCCGAGGCGTTTATTGAATTTGTGATGTCGATGGACGGACAGAAACTTTGGAATTTCAAACCGGGCACGCCGGGTGGGCCGGAGCGGTTCGCGTTGCGCCGGCTGCCGGTGCGCAAGGATTTTTACCAGCACGAGGACTGGCTGCAGTGGCGCAGCGATCCCGAGGCCTCGCCATTCGATGCCACCGACCAGCTCATTTACCGGCCCGCGTGGACCGGGGGGCTATTTCGCGAGATGGCGTTTATTGTGCGCGTGATGTGTCAGGACACGCATGGCGAACTCGCGGATGCGTGGCGTGCGATCATCGCGGCGCCAGAGCCGCGGAAAGCGCAGGCGTTGGCGGTGCTGCAGGACATGAGCGCGGTGACCTATGCGCAGGCGAATGGCGCGATCAAGCAGGCGCTCTCGGCGAAGGACAAGGTCGAGGAAGTGCGCGAGGCCAACGAACTCGGCGACGCGTTTCGCAAAAACTACGCGCGGGCGAAAGCGATCGCGCAAGGACGCTGA
- the rpe gene encoding ribulose-phosphate 3-epimerase has protein sequence MHPPLLSPSLLAGDHAHLAASARIPANLGLRWLHVDIMDAHFVPNLTFGPGTVAALRAAGATQFFDTHLMLDEPHRYVEAFATAGASSISIHIEPAYDHQATLARIRALGCQCGIVLNPDTPATAVEHLLPHVDLVLVMTVQPGFGGQSFRRDTLAKMRTLADWRAARGFRWRLEVDGGIDLTTAPECRAHGADTFVAGTAFFAAPDKAAFADAIARL, from the coding sequence ATGCATCCCCCGCTGCTCTCCCCTTCACTTCTCGCTGGCGATCACGCTCACCTCGCCGCCAGCGCACGCATCCCGGCGAACTTGGGCCTGCGATGGCTCCATGTTGATATCATGGATGCTCACTTCGTGCCCAACCTCACATTTGGCCCCGGCACGGTCGCCGCGCTGCGTGCGGCAGGCGCCACTCAATTTTTCGACACGCATCTGATGCTCGATGAGCCGCACCGTTACGTGGAGGCGTTTGCCACTGCCGGTGCCAGCTCGATCAGCATCCACATTGAGCCCGCCTACGATCATCAGGCAACCCTCGCCCGGATTCGGGCGCTCGGCTGCCAATGCGGCATCGTGCTCAATCCCGATACGCCGGCCACCGCCGTGGAACACCTCCTGCCGCATGTCGACTTGGTGTTGGTCATGACCGTGCAGCCCGGCTTCGGCGGACAGTCTTTCCGTCGCGATACCCTCGCCAAAATGCGCACGCTCGCCGACTGGCGCGCCGCGCGCGGCTTTCGCTGGCGCCTCGAGGTCGACGGCGGCATCGACCTCACGACCGCCCCCGAGTGCCGGGCGCATGGCGCCGATACCTTTGTCGCCGGCACCGCCTTTTTCGCCGCGCCGGACAAAGCCGCGTTCGCCGACGCGATTGCGCGCCTGTAG
- the lptE gene encoding LPS assembly lipoprotein LptE, translated as MRASFCLRFFVSLASCSLLGLIGLTSFSGCSHYQLGTSGHLAWNTIYVAPVQTKALIPQSQAILTTQIRTALANDGRVSLANAAADADVTLTVTIVNYQREVATVRTGDTGLARSFTVTLSVVATLRDNHTGKLLFEKRPIQAQRDVFTDSGLEQSEYQMLPILAELISGKVAHAVLDVW; from the coding sequence ATGCGAGCTTCCTTCTGCCTCAGGTTCTTCGTCTCCCTTGCCTCGTGTTCGCTCTTGGGCCTGATCGGCCTCACAAGCTTCTCCGGCTGCTCGCACTATCAGCTCGGCACCTCCGGCCATCTGGCTTGGAACACCATTTACGTCGCGCCGGTGCAGACAAAGGCCCTCATCCCCCAGTCGCAGGCCATTCTGACCACCCAGATTCGCACCGCCCTCGCCAACGACGGCCGGGTCTCGCTCGCCAATGCCGCCGCGGATGCGGACGTCACCCTCACGGTCACGATCGTCAACTACCAACGTGAAGTCGCCACAGTGCGGACCGGCGACACCGGCCTAGCCCGCTCGTTTACCGTCACGCTCAGTGTCGTCGCCACCTTGCGCGACAACCACACCGGCAAACTCCTCTTCGAGAAACGCCCGATTCAGGCGCAGCGCGATGTCTTCACCGATAGCGGCCTGGAACAATCCGAATACCAGATGCTCCCGATCTTGGCGGAACTGATCTCCGGTAAGGTCGCGCACGCCGTACTCGACGTCTGGTAA